One Streptomyces sp. ML-6 genomic region harbors:
- a CDS encoding alpha/beta hydrolase, whose amino-acid sequence MVRRIDVTGTDGVRLAAWEFADPPKERAEGERVPGVLLLHGLMGRAAHWASTARWLAERHRAVGLDQRGHGRSEKPADGPYTREAYVADAEAAIEQLDLAPVTLIGHSMGALTAWQLAAKRPDLVRALVICDMRASALGAASQREWEDWFRSWPVPFATLSDVRKWFGEDDPRVERPNPARGEFFAEVMAERADGWRPVFSRRQMLQSRATWVFDAHWEELAQVRCPTLVLRGLDGELGRAEAQEMVRVLPRGQYAEVADAGHLVHYDQPEGWRAAVEPFLEQFAEGPRCDREPAIS is encoded by the coding sequence ATGGTGCGGCGCATCGATGTGACCGGGACCGACGGCGTACGCCTCGCGGCCTGGGAGTTCGCCGATCCGCCCAAGGAGCGCGCGGAGGGCGAGCGCGTTCCCGGGGTCTTATTGCTCCACGGCTTGATGGGCCGGGCCGCGCACTGGGCCTCGACCGCCCGCTGGCTCGCCGAGCGGCACCGGGCCGTCGGGCTCGACCAGCGCGGCCACGGCCGCAGCGAGAAGCCGGCCGACGGCCCGTACACCCGGGAGGCGTACGTCGCCGACGCCGAGGCCGCGATCGAACAGCTCGATCTCGCCCCCGTGACCCTCATCGGGCATTCGATGGGGGCGTTGACGGCCTGGCAGCTCGCCGCGAAGCGCCCCGACCTCGTCCGGGCCCTGGTCATCTGCGACATGCGGGCCTCCGCGCTCGGCGCGGCCTCGCAGCGGGAGTGGGAGGACTGGTTCCGGTCCTGGCCGGTGCCGTTCGCGACGCTCTCCGACGTACGGAAGTGGTTCGGCGAGGACGATCCCCGGGTGGAGCGGCCCAATCCGGCCCGGGGCGAGTTCTTCGCCGAGGTGATGGCCGAGCGGGCGGACGGCTGGCGGCCCGTCTTCTCCCGCCGCCAGATGCTCCAGTCCCGCGCGACGTGGGTGTTCGACGCGCACTGGGAGGAGCTGGCCCAGGTGCGGTGCCCGACCCTGGTGCTCCGCGGCCTCGACGGCGAGCTGGGCCGGGCGGAGGCCCAGGAGATGGTCCGCGTACTGCCGCGCGGGCAGTACGCGGAGGTGGCGGACGCCGGTCATCTCGTCCACTACGACCAGCCCGAGGGCTGGCGCGCGGCGGTCGAGCCCTTCCTGGAGCAGTTCGCCGAGGGCCCTCGCTGCGACCGGGAGCCCGCCATTTCGTGA
- a CDS encoding citrate synthase 2, producing the protein MSDFVPGLEGVVAFETEIAEPDKEGGSLRYRGVDIEDLVGHVSFGNVWGLLVDGAFNPGLPPAEPFPIPVHSGDIRVDVQSALAMLAPVWGLRPLLDIDEETARNDLARAAVMALSYVAQSARGQGRPMVPQSEIDKAGSVVERFMIRWRGEPDPKHVKAVDAYWTSAAEHGMNASTFTARVIASTGADVAAALSGAVGAMSGPLHGGAPSRVLGMIEEIERTGDATAYVRKALDRGERLMGFGHRVYRAEDPRARVLRRTAEELGAPRFEVAQALEKAALEELHARRPDRVLATNVEFWAAIMLDFAEVPAHMFTSMFTCARTAGWSAHILEQKRTGRLVRPSARYVGPGSRDPREIPGYDQLANLGN; encoded by the coding sequence ATGTCCGACTTCGTACCGGGACTAGAGGGAGTCGTCGCGTTCGAGACGGAGATCGCCGAACCGGACAAGGAAGGCGGCTCGCTCCGTTACCGGGGCGTCGACATCGAGGATCTCGTCGGCCACGTGTCGTTCGGGAACGTCTGGGGCCTGCTGGTCGACGGGGCGTTCAACCCCGGGCTGCCGCCGGCCGAGCCGTTCCCGATCCCGGTGCACTCCGGTGACATCCGGGTCGACGTGCAGTCCGCGCTGGCGATGCTGGCCCCGGTGTGGGGGCTGCGGCCGCTGCTCGACATCGACGAGGAGACCGCGCGCAACGACCTGGCGCGGGCCGCCGTGATGGCGCTGTCGTACGTCGCCCAGTCGGCGCGCGGGCAGGGGCGGCCGATGGTTCCGCAGAGCGAGATCGACAAGGCCGGTTCCGTGGTCGAGCGGTTCATGATCCGCTGGCGCGGCGAGCCGGACCCCAAGCACGTGAAGGCCGTCGACGCGTACTGGACCTCGGCCGCCGAGCACGGCATGAACGCCTCCACGTTCACCGCCCGGGTCATCGCGTCGACCGGCGCCGACGTGGCGGCCGCGCTGTCGGGTGCGGTGGGCGCGATGTCGGGGCCGTTGCACGGCGGTGCGCCGTCCCGGGTGCTCGGCATGATCGAGGAGATCGAGCGGACCGGCGACGCCACCGCGTACGTGAGGAAGGCCCTGGACAGGGGCGAGCGGCTGATGGGCTTCGGGCACCGGGTGTACCGGGCGGAGGACCCGCGGGCGCGGGTGCTGCGGCGCACCGCCGAGGAGCTGGGCGCGCCGCGGTTCGAGGTGGCGCAGGCGCTGGAGAAGGCCGCGCTGGAGGAGCTGCACGCGCGGCGCCCGGACCGGGTGCTGGCGACGAACGTGGAGTTCTGGGCGGCGATCATGCTGGACTTCGCGGAGGTTCCGGCGCACATGTTCACGTCGATGTTCACGTGTGCGCGGACGGCGGGCTGGTCGGCGCACATCCTGGAACAGAAGCGGACGGGGCGGCTGGTGCGGCCCTCGGCGCGGTACGTCGGTCCGGGCTCGCGCGACCCCCGGGAGATCCCGGGCTACGACCAGCTCGCGAACCTGGGGAACTGA
- a CDS encoding PAS domain-containing protein encodes MSASTSSGTAEALGPDEGPGGEPGAELLAALLDGMDAALCAFDADGTITHWNREAERILGWSAAEAVGRPGFAGWAVRRADAAEVQGRLMAAMHGPGRRVHEFALLRKGGGRVLVRTQSAGVRGADGRPAGVYCAFSEVHAQIDLERSIALSEALLEDASWGVVLVDADLRPAVVNAHAARALGVGRTALLGRPLGEVVVRGVEEVEGALQHVLAEGAPPAPAELWVTLRTAEGERRRCWRSGFLRLTSPLAEEPVPLGVGWLFQDVTAERLAAQEADRLRFRSNQLHRASRSASECEDPMEAATSYLDYALAGFADHALVDLMAGERLVRVAATPSGEPGPCLPVAAGSLPLRYATGHPALRAVDRTGSVRASAGSGAGAGEWAAERQWPGDAAHALCTVLRSRGRTLGVVTFLRSGHRAAFERPDAAYAESVAVRVAAAVDLAQVLKPGG; translated from the coding sequence GTGAGTGCGTCCACGAGCAGTGGAACGGCCGAGGCGCTGGGGCCTGACGAGGGGCCGGGGGGCGAACCCGGCGCCGAGTTGCTCGCGGCGTTGCTGGACGGGATGGACGCCGCGCTCTGCGCGTTCGACGCGGACGGCACCATCACCCACTGGAACCGCGAGGCCGAGCGGATTCTCGGCTGGTCCGCGGCGGAGGCCGTGGGGCGTCCCGGGTTTGCCGGATGGGCGGTGCGGCGGGCGGACGCGGCGGAGGTGCAGGGGCGGCTGATGGCGGCCATGCACGGGCCGGGCCGCCGGGTCCACGAGTTCGCGCTGTTGCGCAAGGGCGGCGGCCGGGTGCTCGTGCGGACCCAGTCGGCCGGGGTGCGGGGCGCCGACGGACGGCCGGCCGGGGTGTACTGCGCGTTCAGCGAGGTGCACGCGCAGATCGATCTGGAGCGGTCGATCGCGCTGAGCGAGGCGCTGCTGGAGGACGCGTCCTGGGGCGTGGTCCTCGTCGACGCCGACCTGCGTCCCGCGGTCGTCAACGCGCACGCGGCGCGGGCCCTGGGCGTCGGCCGTACGGCGCTGCTGGGGCGTCCGCTCGGGGAGGTCGTGGTGCGGGGCGTGGAGGAGGTGGAGGGCGCGTTGCAGCACGTGCTGGCCGAAGGCGCACCACCGGCGCCCGCCGAGTTGTGGGTGACGCTGCGGACGGCGGAGGGGGAGCGGCGGCGCTGCTGGCGCAGTGGTTTCCTCCGGCTGACGTCGCCGCTGGCCGAGGAGCCGGTCCCGCTGGGGGTCGGCTGGTTGTTCCAGGACGTGACGGCGGAGCGGCTGGCGGCGCAGGAGGCGGACCGGTTGCGGTTCCGGTCGAACCAGTTGCACCGGGCCTCGCGCTCCGCGTCCGAGTGCGAGGACCCGATGGAGGCGGCCACCTCCTACCTGGACTACGCGCTCGCGGGCTTCGCGGACCATGCGCTGGTCGACCTGATGGCGGGGGAGCGGCTGGTGCGGGTGGCGGCGACCCCGTCCGGCGAGCCGGGCCCGTGCCTGCCGGTGGCGGCCGGTTCCCTTCCGCTGCGGTACGCGACGGGGCACCCGGCCCTCCGGGCGGTGGACCGCACGGGGTCGGTGCGGGCCAGCGCGGGGAGCGGGGCGGGGGCCGGGGAGTGGGCGGCCGAGCGGCAGTGGCCGGGGGACGCCGCGCACGCGCTGTGCACGGTGCTGCGGAGCCGGGGGCGCACCCTGGGGGTGGTGACGTTCCTGCGGTCCGGCCACCGGGCGGCCTTCGAACGCCCCGACGCGGCGTACGCGGAGAGCGTGGCGGTACGGGTCGCGGCGGCGGTGGACCTGGCGCAGGTGCTGAAGCCGGGGGGATGA
- a CDS encoding SIS domain-containing protein, with the protein MSDSKLAGQFFDAAIGLLERVRDEESGNIAAAGAAIADTVEAGGRLFAFGAGHSSLAAQDVVYRAGGLALMNLLAVPGTVGVDVMPATLGSALERVDGLASAVLDSSPAEAGDVLVIISLSGRNALPVEMAMNARALGLKVIGVTSVAYADGTRSRHASGGFLRDHCDIVLDSKISIGDAELTLDGIEAPFAPASTVVTSAVMQAMMAAAAEQLVQRGVEPPLLRSGNVDGGHEWNGRVMTEYRDRIFYHQ; encoded by the coding sequence ATGAGCGACAGCAAGCTGGCCGGTCAGTTCTTCGACGCAGCGATCGGCCTGCTCGAGCGGGTGCGCGACGAGGAGTCCGGCAACATCGCGGCCGCCGGTGCCGCGATCGCCGACACCGTCGAGGCGGGCGGCCGGCTCTTCGCCTTCGGCGCCGGGCACTCCTCGCTCGCCGCCCAGGACGTCGTCTACCGGGCGGGCGGGCTCGCCCTGATGAACCTGCTGGCCGTGCCCGGGACGGTCGGCGTCGATGTCATGCCCGCCACCCTCGGCTCCGCGCTGGAGCGGGTCGACGGACTGGCGAGCGCCGTGCTGGACTCCAGCCCCGCCGAGGCCGGCGACGTCCTCGTGATCATCTCGCTCTCCGGACGCAACGCGCTCCCGGTGGAGATGGCGATGAACGCCCGCGCGCTCGGCCTCAAGGTCATCGGCGTCACGTCCGTGGCGTACGCGGACGGCACCCGCTCCCGGCACGCCTCGGGCGGCTTCCTGCGGGACCACTGCGACATCGTGCTCGACAGCAAGATCTCGATCGGCGACGCGGAGCTGACCCTCGACGGGATCGAGGCCCCGTTCGCCCCCGCATCGACGGTGGTCACCAGTGCGGTGATGCAGGCGATGATGGCCGCCGCCGCGGAGCAGCTCGTGCAGCGGGGCGTCGAACCGCCGCTGCTGCGGTCGGGCAACGTGGACGGCGGCCACGAGTGGAACGGCCGCGTCATGACGGAGTACCGGGACCGCATCTTCTACCACCAGTGA
- a CDS encoding transporter, with protein sequence MSVLDAPVGTPPRRDAGKGLVPVFVRLKLSLLRNGLRQSAGRRAAYIASVVFALLVAASQLLGLIMLRGHDHVASVVVLTAGLLAVGWAVMPLFFPSGDETLDPSRLVMLPLRPRPLVSALLVASLVGIGPLFTLCLVAGSVFAVAYGAVGAAFAVVGAPLALLLCVTLARTVATTNSRLLSSRKGRDLAVLSGLVIAVGFQVVNFGAQQLGRTGGLAALDPVADVVRWLPPASAIGAVDSASRGSYGQAVGQLLLSVAALLVLLWLWQRSLTKLMTAPDGSTLAAADTAREKAGKEGSRLSALLPAGRTGTVMERSLRYIARDPKTKAAWITSLAVGLIVPLFNALQGTGSVYIACFAAGMLGIQMYNQFGQDTSAFWMVLLTISSTRDAYLELRARALALLLITLPYTVVVMLLTAALLGEWNALPEAMGLSIALLGGMLATGAVASAVFPYSVPQEGFKSAAPGQGGLAWISVFGGMLSATLLCAPLIGALIWLHVADLQQWLWVLLPVGAAYGALISWAGLRIAAPRTAERLPEILTAVSKG encoded by the coding sequence ATGAGCGTGCTCGACGCCCCCGTGGGCACCCCGCCCCGCCGGGACGCGGGCAAGGGCCTCGTCCCCGTCTTCGTCCGGCTCAAGCTGTCCCTGCTGCGCAACGGGCTGCGGCAGTCGGCCGGCCGGCGGGCCGCGTACATCGCATCCGTCGTCTTCGCCCTGCTGGTCGCCGCGAGCCAGCTGCTCGGCCTGATCATGCTGCGCGGACACGACCACGTCGCCTCCGTCGTCGTCCTGACGGCCGGGCTGCTGGCGGTCGGCTGGGCCGTGATGCCGCTGTTCTTCCCCAGCGGCGACGAGACCCTCGACCCGAGTCGTCTGGTGATGCTGCCGCTGCGCCCGCGCCCGCTGGTCTCGGCGCTGCTGGTGGCCTCGCTGGTCGGGATCGGACCGCTGTTCACGCTCTGCCTGGTGGCCGGTTCGGTCTTCGCGGTGGCGTACGGGGCGGTCGGGGCCGCGTTCGCCGTGGTCGGCGCGCCGCTCGCGCTGCTGCTGTGCGTGACGCTGGCCCGGACGGTCGCCACGACCAACAGCCGGCTGCTGTCCTCGCGCAAGGGCCGCGACCTGGCGGTGCTCAGCGGTCTGGTGATCGCCGTGGGCTTCCAGGTCGTCAACTTCGGTGCGCAGCAGCTCGGCCGGACGGGCGGCCTGGCCGCGCTCGACCCGGTCGCCGACGTGGTGCGCTGGCTGCCGCCCGCCTCCGCGATCGGGGCGGTGGACTCGGCGTCGCGGGGCTCGTACGGGCAGGCCGTCGGGCAGTTGCTGCTGTCGGTGGCGGCGCTGCTCGTACTGCTGTGGCTGTGGCAGCGGAGCCTGACGAAGCTGATGACGGCCCCGGACGGCTCGACCCTGGCCGCCGCCGACACCGCCCGCGAGAAGGCCGGCAAGGAGGGCTCCCGGCTCTCCGCGCTGCTCCCCGCGGGGCGCACGGGGACGGTGATGGAGCGCAGCCTGCGGTACATCGCACGCGATCCGAAGACGAAGGCCGCCTGGATCACGTCGCTGGCGGTCGGGCTGATCGTCCCGCTGTTCAACGCGCTCCAGGGCACCGGCTCGGTCTACATCGCCTGTTTCGCCGCCGGGATGCTCGGCATCCAGATGTACAACCAGTTCGGCCAGGACACCTCCGCGTTCTGGATGGTGCTGCTGACGATCTCCTCCACCCGGGACGCCTACCTCGAACTGCGGGCGCGGGCGCTGGCGTTGCTGCTGATCACCCTGCCGTACACGGTCGTGGTGATGCTGCTGACCGCGGCGCTGCTCGGCGAGTGGAACGCCCTGCCGGAGGCCATGGGTCTCTCGATCGCCCTGCTCGGCGGGATGCTGGCGACGGGCGCGGTGGCGTCGGCGGTCTTCCCGTACTCGGTCCCGCAGGAGGGGTTCAAGAGCGCGGCGCCGGGTCAGGGCGGCCTCGCCTGGATCTCCGTCTTCGGCGGCATGCTCTCGGCAACGCTGCTCTGCGCACCCCTGATCGGGGCGCTGATCTGGCTGCACGTCGCGGACCTCCAGCAGTGGCTGTGGGTGCTGCTGCCCGTGGGCGCCGCGTACGGGGCGCTGATCTCCTGGGCGGGGCTGCGGATCGCCGCTCCGCGCACGGCGGAACGGCTCCCGGAGATCCTGACGGCGGTCAGCAAGGGCTGA
- a CDS encoding metal-dependent transcriptional regulator — translation MSGLIDTTEMYLRTILELEEEGVVPMRARIAERLDQSGPTVSQTVARMERDGLVQVAGDRHLELTGEGRRLATRVMRKHRLAECLLVDVIGLEWEQVHAEACRWEHVMSEAVERRVLELLRHPTESPYGNPIPGLEELGEKAEADPFLDESMVSLSELDPGSDGKTVVVRRIGEPIQTDAQLMYTLRRAGVQPGSVVSVTPSPGGVLVGSSGEAAELDAEIASHVFVAKR, via the coding sequence ATGTCCGGACTGATCGACACCACGGAGATGTATCTCCGCACCATCCTCGAACTCGAAGAGGAAGGCGTGGTCCCCATGCGCGCCCGGATCGCGGAACGGCTGGACCAGAGCGGTCCGACGGTCAGCCAGACGGTGGCGCGCATGGAGCGCGACGGCCTGGTGCAGGTCGCGGGCGACCGGCACCTGGAGCTGACCGGCGAGGGCCGGCGCCTCGCGACCCGTGTCATGCGCAAGCACCGGCTCGCCGAGTGCCTCCTCGTCGACGTGATCGGCCTGGAGTGGGAGCAGGTCCACGCCGAGGCGTGCCGTTGGGAGCACGTGATGAGCGAGGCGGTGGAGCGGCGGGTGCTGGAGCTGCTGCGGCACCCCACGGAGTCCCCGTACGGGAACCCGATCCCGGGCCTGGAGGAGCTGGGCGAGAAGGCGGAGGCCGACCCGTTCCTCGACGAGAGCATGGTGAGCCTGTCGGAGCTGGACCCGGGCAGCGACGGCAAGACGGTGGTCGTGCGCCGGATCGGTGAGCCGATCCAGACGGACGCCCAGCTGATGTACACGCTGCGGCGGGCGGGCGTGCAGCCCGGTTCCGTGGTCAGCGTGACCCCGTCGCCGGGCGGTGTGCTGGTCGGCAGCAGCGGCGAGGCGGCGGAGCTGGACGCGGAGATCGCCTCGCACGTGTTCGTGGCCAAGCGCTGA
- the pdxH gene encoding pyridoxamine 5'-phosphate oxidase, whose protein sequence is MREQYRSEAFTEDMLADDPMRQFAHWFRQVAVGGMLHEPNAMVVSTATPQGRPSSRTVLLKKYDERGFVFFTNYESRKGRELAANPYVSLLFPWHPMARQVIVNGRAERVGREETVAYFRTRPHGSQLGAWASAQSTVIGTREELIARYEELAARYPEGEHVPVPPHWGGYRVVPDTIEFWQGHPNRLHDRLRYVREGKDWRVERLCP, encoded by the coding sequence ATGCGCGAGCAATACCGCTCCGAGGCCTTCACCGAGGACATGCTGGCCGACGACCCGATGCGGCAGTTCGCCCACTGGTTCCGGCAGGTGGCCGTGGGCGGGATGCTCCACGAGCCCAACGCCATGGTCGTCTCCACCGCCACCCCCCAGGGCCGGCCGTCCTCCCGCACGGTGCTGCTGAAGAAGTACGACGAGCGCGGCTTTGTCTTCTTCACCAACTACGAATCCCGCAAGGGCCGCGAACTGGCCGCCAACCCGTACGTCTCGCTGCTCTTCCCCTGGCACCCGATGGCCCGCCAGGTCATCGTCAACGGCAGGGCGGAACGCGTCGGCCGCGAGGAGACGGTCGCCTACTTCCGCACCCGCCCGCACGGCTCCCAGCTCGGCGCCTGGGCGAGCGCCCAGTCGACGGTGATCGGCACCCGCGAGGAGCTCATCGCCCGCTACGAGGAACTGGCCGCCCGCTACCCGGAGGGCGAGCACGTCCCCGTGCCCCCGCACTGGGGCGGCTACCGCGTCGTCCCCGACACGATCGAGTTCTGGCAGGGCCACCCGAACCGGCTCCACGACCGGCTGCGGTACGTGCGCGAGGGCAAGGACTGGCGCGTCGAGCGCCTGTGCCCGTAA
- a CDS encoding ABC transporter ATP-binding protein gives MRDHAETGGTTGTSGANGTGGTDGTGEAGAAPPAVRVRGLWKRFGEQTAVAGIDLELPAGKFIGLVGPNGAGKTTTLSMITGLLRPDEGTIEIGGHDVWRDPVEVKARIGVLPEGLRLFERLSGRELLAYTGRLRGLPGAEVDKRATQLLDVLGLAGSQHKLVVDYSTGMRKKIGLAAALLHNPEVLFLDEPFEGVDPVSAQTIREVLVRYTHSGATVVFSSHVMELVESLCDWVAVMAAGRIRAQGTLAEVRGEASSLQNAFLELVGAGSRAADDSLDWLGGDR, from the coding sequence ATGCGTGACCACGCCGAGACCGGCGGAACGACGGGGACGAGCGGGGCGAACGGCACGGGCGGTACGGACGGTACGGGCGAGGCCGGTGCGGCTCCGCCCGCCGTTCGCGTACGGGGGCTGTGGAAGCGGTTCGGGGAACAGACCGCGGTCGCCGGAATCGATCTGGAGCTGCCCGCAGGCAAGTTCATCGGCCTGGTCGGCCCCAACGGCGCGGGCAAGACGACCACCCTGTCGATGATCACCGGGCTGCTCCGGCCCGACGAGGGAACCATCGAGATCGGCGGCCACGACGTGTGGCGCGACCCGGTCGAGGTGAAGGCCAGGATCGGCGTCCTCCCGGAGGGGCTGCGGCTCTTCGAACGCCTCTCGGGCCGCGAACTCCTCGCGTACACCGGGCGACTGCGCGGACTTCCGGGCGCCGAGGTGGACAAGCGGGCCACCCAGCTGCTCGACGTGCTCGGCCTGGCGGGCTCCCAGCACAAGCTGGTCGTCGACTACTCGACCGGCATGCGGAAGAAGATCGGGCTCGCGGCGGCACTGCTGCACAACCCCGAAGTGCTCTTCCTGGACGAGCCGTTCGAGGGCGTGGACCCGGTGTCGGCGCAGACCATCCGCGAAGTGCTGGTGCGCTACACCCACTCGGGGGCGACCGTCGTCTTCTCCAGCCATGTGATGGAGCTCGTCGAGTCGCTCTGCGACTGGGTGGCCGTCATGGCGGCCGGCCGCATCCGGGCCCAGGGCACCCTGGCCGAGGTGCGCGGCGAGGCGTCCTCGTTGCAGAACGCCTTCCTGGAACTCGTCGGCGCCGGCTCCCGCGCCGCCGACGACTCCCTCGACTGGCTGGGCGGCGACCGATGA
- a CDS encoding bifunctional DNA primase/polymerase has product MKVPGQRGEQLLDAAVRYAEERHWDVCPGTWLEAHGGTERCSCGDADCASPGAHPAGADWAGRATGSGAAARRMWSRHPRASILLPTGRAFDTIDVPESAGFLALARMERMELPLGPVTCTPDRRMHFFVLPGTAAKSDGLVRKLGWRAAVVDLAGHGDGHYVTAPPTRVGGRGAVQWVRRPTPANRWLPDAEELISPLAYACAREAADARTRRP; this is encoded by the coding sequence GTGAAAGTGCCCGGCCAGCGGGGCGAGCAACTGCTCGACGCCGCAGTGCGGTACGCGGAGGAGCGGCACTGGGACGTGTGCCCGGGCACCTGGCTGGAGGCGCACGGAGGGACCGAGCGGTGCTCCTGCGGCGACGCCGACTGCGCCTCCCCCGGCGCGCACCCCGCCGGAGCCGACTGGGCCGGCCGGGCGACCGGGAGCGGCGCCGCCGCCCGCCGGATGTGGTCCCGGCACCCGAGGGCGTCGATCCTGCTGCCCACCGGACGCGCCTTCGACACGATCGACGTACCGGAGTCCGCCGGTTTCCTCGCCCTGGCCCGGATGGAGCGGATGGAGCTGCCGCTCGGCCCCGTCACCTGCACCCCCGACCGGCGGATGCACTTCTTCGTGCTGCCGGGCACGGCGGCCAAGTCGGACGGGCTCGTAAGGAAGTTGGGCTGGCGGGCCGCCGTCGTCGACCTGGCCGGCCACGGCGACGGCCACTACGTGACGGCCCCGCCGACCCGGGTCGGCGGGCGCGGCGCGGTGCAGTGGGTCCGTCGCCCCACCCCCGCCAACCGGTGGCTGCCGGACGCGGAGGAACTCATCAGTCCGCTCGCCTACGCCTGCGCACGGGAGGCGGCCGACGCCCGCACCCGCCGCCCGTAG
- a CDS encoding transcriptional regulator produces the protein MAARPLVARQPNERLQALIQEAGCSNAGLARRVNMVGAERGLDLRYDKTSVARWLRGQQPRGRAPGIIAEALGRKLGRTVTIDEIGMANGKNLASGVGLQFAPTVIGAIEQVCELWRSDVGRRDFLSGSAVASSALVEPSRDWLITGADPQVARAAGARVGMPDVEAVRAMTAALVDLDHRFGSGHVRPVLVHYLNSVVSGLLSGAYRESVGRQLFAAVARLTELAGYMAVDTGQPGLAQRYYIQALRLAQAAGDRAYGGYVLAASMSHLAAQLGNPREIAQLARAAQEGARGRVTPRAEAMFHAAEARGHALLGDVRTCQAVMGRAVTALEHAEPDSGDDPDWIAHFDHAYLADELAHCHRDLGQAEAAARRAKECLDGLPESRARRRGIGLVLLATAQVQMREVEQACHTGTRAMELLGSLRSSRGAEYLDDLQQRLIPYGDESAVREFGARLELQAA, from the coding sequence ATGGCAGCCAGGCCTCTCGTCGCACGCCAGCCGAACGAACGGCTCCAGGCGCTCATTCAGGAAGCCGGATGCTCCAACGCCGGTCTCGCCCGGCGCGTCAACATGGTCGGTGCGGAACGCGGGCTCGACCTGCGGTACGACAAGACCTCCGTGGCCCGTTGGCTGCGGGGGCAGCAACCACGCGGCAGGGCGCCGGGAATCATCGCCGAGGCGCTCGGCCGCAAGCTCGGCCGGACGGTCACGATCGACGAGATCGGCATGGCCAACGGCAAGAACCTGGCGTCCGGCGTCGGTCTGCAGTTCGCCCCGACCGTGATCGGCGCGATCGAGCAGGTCTGCGAGCTGTGGCGCAGCGACGTCGGCCGCCGCGACTTCCTGTCCGGTTCGGCGGTCGCCTCCTCCGCGCTCGTCGAACCCAGCCGGGACTGGCTGATCACCGGCGCCGACCCGCAGGTGGCCCGGGCGGCCGGTGCCCGGGTCGGGATGCCGGACGTGGAGGCGGTGCGGGCGATGACGGCCGCGCTGGTCGACCTGGACCACCGGTTCGGCAGCGGGCACGTGCGGCCGGTCCTGGTGCACTACCTGAACAGCGTCGTGTCCGGGCTGCTCTCCGGGGCGTACCGCGAATCGGTCGGCCGGCAGCTGTTCGCCGCCGTCGCGCGGCTCACCGAACTCGCCGGGTACATGGCGGTCGACACGGGTCAGCCGGGGCTCGCCCAGCGCTACTACATCCAGGCGCTGCGCCTGGCCCAGGCGGCGGGCGACCGGGCGTACGGCGGCTACGTGCTGGCCGCGTCGATGAGCCACCTCGCCGCGCAGCTCGGCAACCCGAGGGAGATCGCCCAGCTGGCGCGGGCCGCGCAGGAGGGCGCGCGCGGGCGGGTGACGCCGAGGGCGGAGGCGATGTTCCACGCGGCGGAGGCGCGCGGGCACGCCCTGCTCGGCGACGTCCGCACCTGCCAGGCGGTGATGGGCCGGGCGGTGACGGCCCTGGAGCACGCCGAACCGGACTCGGGCGACGACCCCGACTGGATCGCCCACTTCGACCACGCCTATCTCGCCGACGAGTTGGCGCACTGTCACCGCGACCTCGGCCAGGCGGAGGCGGCGGCGCGCCGGGCGAAGGAGTGCCTGGACGGCCTCCCGGAGTCCCGGGCCCGCCGCCGGGGCATCGGCCTGGTGCTGCTGGCCACGGCCCAGGTCCAGATGCGCGAGGTGGAGCAGGCGTGCCACACGGGCACCCGGGCGATGGAGCTGCTGGGTTCGTTGCGCTCCAGCCGGGGAGCGGAGTATCTGGACGACCTCCAGCAGCGGTTGATCCCGTACGGGGACGAGTCGGCGGTACGGGAGTTCGGGGCGCGGCTGGAACTCCAGGCGGCGTGA